Genomic window (Dasypus novemcinctus isolate mDasNov1 chromosome 10, mDasNov1.1.hap2, whole genome shotgun sequence):
AGATGACCAAATGTTGCATTATCAGTGATCTTCAAAACAAGAGGTGCTGTCGCTTTATCACATGAAAGGGAAGGGATACTTGTCCATGCTTCTCTTCACAGTAGCTCCCTGGTATACTTGTGACACATAATTTCCAGGAAAACTTTCTATATGACCGGGAtctgaataaacattttaaactgaTACATTTTACCTCAGAACAAAACAGATATGCATgcacaaaaaaattaaacaaattatcTCAAAGGATTACAATGTTTTGttatataaatttcatttttatcatataAATCCTTAGTTTGCATATTTTATTTGTGAGAAACTTGAGGTTGACTTTTTCCATACAGATAATGCTGAAAATAGCTTTTCACCAACTTATGACAAATAATACTCACAAAGGTAATGTGTTTTAGCTTATCTAAAAGAATATTGGGatattattagaaaaatatacatgtcatgtAACCATTGCCTAAGTAATGCCAGTATTTGTAGGAATGGAAATGTAGAACTGATGGAATCAGAGCCACCAAGcaatatacatatatgaaaatataattttggaagaattttgaTATTACATAATCAGTCAAAAACCCATCTCCTGAAAATTAATTCTAGTGTGTTTTATATAATAGTAATACCCCCAGTAAGTAGCCTAAGGTTTTAATTTCTAATCTgtcatttatattaaataatattggattcaaaagaatgggaaatgatgcttaaatatataattatttgttaaaaatccagtaccttttctgtttttctaaaattAGTTCTAAGGAGGAATAGAGTGCATTACAAGCATGATGTCTGGACACAAATAATCTTGAAAGAATCACAGAGCCACCACAACTGAATATTTGTGActgggtaagttacttaactcTCTGTGccctttttttattaataaaactgTACAATAGCAATAATTATGGTATAATACTTTAATCTTGAATAATAGGTATATGAAAGAAGTAtttataccaatgttaaattcattttaattatgcAAAATATATGATTTTCTATCACATAATGACAATGACAATTTACATCTAATTTATATTTGGCAGTGagattcttttcaaatatattttgtaaactacTCTTTATTATAAACTTCAAGAATAgctaaatttaatatttaaaaatgcccAATCATTCATAAAAGCAAATGTTATTTTGAAGTCATTTATACAAAGTGTCTCCTGTGCTTTCTCAACAGTTTGCAATAATTGAATGCAATGGCAATTAGGAATAAAACAAATGTGCCTGACTTCATCCTTCTTGGGTTCACAGAATCTGAGGAGATCCTGTGGGGCCTCTTCATGCTATTTCTCCTGATATACCTGCTGACCATGCTGGGAAATGCAGGGATGATACTGATAATTCGCCTGGATCTCCAGCTTCACattcccatgtatttttttcttagtcaCCTGTCATTCCTTGACCTCAGTTACTCATCAGTCATCACACCTAAAACCTTAGAGAACTTGATGACTTCCAACAAGTGCATTTCATTCATTGGCTGTTTCACCCAGATGtacttttttgtcttcttgtgtggcactgaatttttccttctctcttcaatggcctatgaccgctatgtagcTATCTGCAATCCTCTTCACTACCAAGTAGTCATGTCCAACAAACGCTGCCACCTCCTCATCACTGGGTCCTACATGATTGGTTTTACTGAATCATTAATCAATGTTCTTTTCATGAACAGTTTACATTTCTGCAATTCCAATATAATCTAccactttttctgtgacttaACCCCAATTTTAGCCCTCTCCTGCACTGCCACTCATGACATTGAAATCATGATAATCATTTTCTCTAGTTTTAATGCAATTGTGTCTCTTATCACAATATCTGTATCCTATGTGTCTATTCTGTCTAAAATCCTGAAAATTAATTCCGCTTCAGGAAAGCGCAAAGCTTTCTCTACTTGTGCCTCCCACCTCTTGGGAGTCACCATCTATTTCAGCACtacaatttttacttatttaaaaccaaagaagTCCTACTCTTTTGGAAGAGATCAAGTGGCATCTGTGTTTTATACTATGGTTATTCCCATGCTGAATCCACTCATCTATAGTCTTAGGAACAAAGAAGTGAAAACTGCTCTCATTAGAGTCATACAGAAGAGACAGGGTTCCACTCAACTGAAATAACAGTGATGCTGAACaattaaatttatcattttttctttcctatttgggtattCACTTGGTCACTCTCTAAATACACAAGCATCCATTAATTAGTTTGCATTTTTGTTGGACTATACagtatatgaacacacataactCAGAACATTTCCAGGAATATGTTTTTAGAAATCTACAAAATAATTGCTGGCTCTGAAATGTGTGTTAAACTTGTAGCTTAAATATATGCAGTTTTGGGGGAATTAATGCACAAAAAGTATTTGTCCTATCTTTCTAATTGTATAATATATATTCCTATAAATGCTCCAATGTCAGAAACAATTATTATGGATTGTAACTTCAGAagtctttctgtttattttgtagAAACACATATAGCACTGTCATAAAGAATGATTCTTTGGACTGGACAATCCATGGTTTAGATTCAGTATCTGCTTTTAATGACTCCCTGGAACTTTACATAAATTTTCATCAACTGTGCAAGGTATATTTTAATTCTAAATCCAAAGAATTATTATATCAATTAAATCTGAGGTTCTACAGAAAGAATTTAATGCTGTACTAATAAATTTTTATCACTTTTATAAAAACTTAAATTCTTGCAAAATTTGGATTATATAAAACTTTTGTTATAAAAATCTTCATGGGTGTTTCACAAATACTCACGGCTGTTCTCATCTGTAAACAAATATTCagctaaaaaagcaaaacagcccTTTAATGTTTGGtcttaaagcaaagaaaaattgcaaTAGAATATTATAGAAAAAATTGACTGTGAACATTGAAGAAAATGtcaaatgtatttatattattaaagaaaacagaaatatccTAGCCATTTTTGAAAGTTTGTTCATGGTCTTCTAGACTAATCTTacatattttatgtacatattaCATAAATTTGCAcaatttttcatgttcttttttcttctgcagcttttgGTTTCAACTATCACTAGAAATTTTGTATTCCTCTGTTTTTAAATTTGGAATATAAAGGTTTTCATAGtacatgaggaaatcaagaatctCATCTATCTTTGCTTTGAGACTTGAGGTTTTGTAAATTCATGAGGTCAGCTATCTGCATACAGTTATACCTCTTTTGTGTCTAGCAGTTAAtaatttcatttgaaaatacaACCATTCTGTGATGTGCCAACAAGCGTCTGTACTTAGTGCTtctctgtttatttgttttgatttttagaaaaatcACTTCCTTTCTCCTTATTTCTATAAGATTGGTATGTTCTtgaaaaagaaatgtgttcttcTGGTAAATTACTaactctttgtttaaaaaaatttagtaaaGCTAAGAATTGAAAGTGAATCCAAATATTTTAGACAGTTAGGttccttaaaattcattttaaaaattcctctgaGCAATCTGGAACTGCAGTTCTAATTTCTTGTGTTCTTAataattatttaagaatgtatgttttcttcattttccaatgaaaatgaacaaaatattttttattttaaatttcagcaATGTTATTAAACATATTCTTTTGCATTCCagtgattttcattcttttaatttatattaagatATTCTTTATAgaattatatttgttcattttcttaaataacttttgaaagattaaaataaaGCCCAATGTCtgttttaagagaaaaatattagCAATTTTTCACAGTTCATCACTGTTTGATACTtactctaattttaaaatattttccacatcctaaatttttattaaaattttaatttttcaggtataatgtctatataaattgctgtattattattttttctctgaaaTCAATATTGCCTAGAAtctatattta
Coding sequences:
- the LOC101412824 gene encoding olfactory receptor 8H1-like, which encodes MAIRNKTNVPDFILLGFTESEEILWGLFMLFLLIYLLTMLGNAGMILIIRLDLQLHIPMYFFLSHLSFLDLSYSSVITPKTLENLMTSNKCISFIGCFTQMYFFVFLCGTEFFLLSSMAYDRYVAICNPLHYQVVMSNKRCHLLITGSYMIGFTESLINVLFMNSLHFCNSNIIYHFFCDLTPILALSCTATHDIEIMIIIFSSFNAIVSLITISVSYVSILSKILKINSASGKRKAFSTCASHLLGVTIYFSTTIFTYLKPKKSYSFGRDQVASVFYTMVIPMLNPLIYSLRNKEVKTALIRVIQKRQGSTQLK